ATCGTTGCTGCTGAAGATACTCGCCATACGGGTAAGCTATTGCAACATTTCCAAATTCAGACTCGGCAAATGAGCTGTCATGAGCATAATCAACAGCAGCGTATTCCAGAACTGTTGGCGCTGATGCAAGAGGGAAAGGCGATCGCCTTAGTCAGTGATGCGGGGATTCCAGGTATTTCCGATCCGGGCTATGAATTAATTCAAGCTACGTTAAATGCTGGACTAGATGTGATTCCTATTCCTGGGGCAAATGCGGCTCTAACGGCTCTGTCTGCTTCCGGTTTGGGGAGCGATCGCTTCTGTTTTGAGGGCTTTTTACCCCCCAAAGGGAAACCCCGTAAACAGCGTTTAGAGATGCTCAAAACAGAGACTCGTACGGTTATTCTCTATGAAGCGCCCCACCGCTTGCCAGCGACGCTGCAAGATTTAAGCCATATTTGTGGAGCAGAGCGCAAAATTACTATTGCTCGCGAATTGACTAAACTCTATGAGCAGTTTTGGCGAGGAACACTAGAGGAAGCGATCCAATATTATCAAGAGCATCACCCCAAAGGAGAATTTACCCTGGTGTTGGCAGGTGCAGAGATGGAGACTGTAGCGTTATCTGAAAGTGCCCTGAAAGCAGAGTTAGCTGATTTATTACAACAAGGATGGTCGCGATCGCAAGCCAGCCGCCATTTAGCCCAACTTACCCATGTTCCCAAACGCAAATTGTACCAAATGGCTTTAGAGCTGCCGGATGCGATCGATTAATCGGGATTCTGTTTATGGCGACGGGGATGGTGGCGATCGCCCGATTTTGCCTGCTCCACATACCAGCGATACCACTCCTTAGAACTGCGAATCGCCAACCATAACAACAATAAAGCAATCAATCCCCCCTGTTCTGGGGCATCAAAGGCAAATAACACCAAACATACACAGAGAAAATCTTGCAGAAAAATGGCCCATAGGGGAAGTCCTCGGAGACGATAAAACCATCCCGCTTGTACTAATTGCAAGACTAAAGCTAAGATCCCACCCACTCCACCAACGATCCAAGTCATCCAGGGGGGGTGTTCCAGAGCAGTCTGGGCGATCGCCATTCCCATGATCGTTCCCACCACAGGACTCAACACGATCTGAAGTAACTGCTGCACCCGTTGACCTAAAAGTTGCTTAGGTGCAAGCAACTCAAATAATGACCAACTCACCAACACTCCCAACACAACTTGGGGCGGAATTAAAGATAGAATAGGAACACGAGACCAGAGGGAATCACCGTGTAATAGACCAATCACTAATAATGGTAAGGCAATTCTCAGACCTGCCGACGCAGAAGCTGAGAGAGCAGCCAAAAGCTCAATCATAACTTATGAACTTGCACACTCTGTGAAGTATCAATGAGGAATCCTCCATATTTGGATCAAAACCGAGACCAGTCTGATGATAGAGATCACCCCCGTCCCTTCAGATGTTCCTTATGAGTCAGCACTCTCCCTCTACTGTGAAGCTTGCCGATGGGGAACTCCTAAAGTTAGTCTAACAAAAGAGAATGGAGAAATGACCTATGGAAACACCTAAACAAGACTTGATCTTAATTGTCGATGATAATCCGACAAATATCAAAGTCCTCTTTAGCTTTTTAAAAGAATCTGGGTTTAAGGTTTTGGTGGCTAAGGATGGGGAAAGTACCCTAGAAAAGCTCCAGGAAATTACCCCCGATCTGATCTTATTGGATGTGATGATGCCTGGGATTGATGGGTTTGAAACTTGCCGTCGGATTAAAGCGTCTCCCCAAACCCAGGATATTCCCGTTATTTTCATGACGGCTTTATCAGATACGGTTGATAAAGTCAAAGGGTTGAAGATTGGCGCAGTGGACTATATCACCAAACCGTTTCAACAGGATGAAGTTTTGGCTCGGATGAATATTCATCTTAAGTTACAAAACTTAACTCATCAATTCAAAGTTCAAAATGAACAGTTAAAAAGCTTAACAGAAGATCTCGAACAACGAGTGGAAGAGCGCACCGCACAATTAAAAGACTCCCTCAGTCAACTTCAGCAAGCTCAAATTCAACTCATTCAAAGTGAAAAAATGTCGAGCTTAGGGGAGTTAGTGGCTGGAGTTGCCCATGAAATCAATAATCCTGTGGGCTTTATTGCGGGGAATATTAGTATGGCGATGGAATATACGGAAGATATTTTTGAGCATTTGAAGTTATATCAAAAACAGTTTACCGATCCGGGAGATGAAATTGCTGAACATGCAGAGGATATTGAATTAGATTATTTAATGGAAGATTTGCCCAATATGCTCTCTTCTATGGAGTCAGGAATTGAACGAATTCGCAATATCAGTTTATCTTTGCGTAATTTTTCTCGGTCTGATAGTAATACTTGTACGGATTTGGATATCCATGAAGGTTTGGAAAGTACGTTGATGATTTTGAGGCATCGTTTAAAGGCTAACGATCAACGACCAGAAATTCAAATCAATAAACATTATGGAGATGTACCGATCGTTAATTGTTATGCTGGCCCCTTAAATCAGGTGTTTATGAATTTGTTAGCTAATGCGGTTGATGCTCTAGATGAGCAAAATGAGAATGAGCATAAAAGTTATGATGATTTGAGAGAGAATCCCAATGAAATTACGTTAACGACTAAGGTGATCAGTGGAGGTAAAGTGGAAAT
The nucleotide sequence above comes from Roseofilum capinflatum BLCC-M114. Encoded proteins:
- the rsmI gene encoding 16S rRNA (cytidine(1402)-2'-O)-methyltransferase, which translates into the protein MTLYVVGTPIGNLEDMTFRAVKVLQSVEIVAAEDTRHTGKLLQHFQIQTRQMSCHEHNQQQRIPELLALMQEGKAIALVSDAGIPGISDPGYELIQATLNAGLDVIPIPGANAALTALSASGLGSDRFCFEGFLPPKGKPRKQRLEMLKTETRTVILYEAPHRLPATLQDLSHICGAERKITIARELTKLYEQFWRGTLEEAIQYYQEHHPKGEFTLVLAGAEMETVALSESALKAELADLLQQGWSRSQASRHLAQLTHVPKRKLYQMALELPDAID
- a CDS encoding DUF4126 domain-containing protein; protein product: MIELLAALSASASAGLRIALPLLVIGLLHGDSLWSRVPILSLIPPQVVLGVLVSWSLFELLAPKQLLGQRVQQLLQIVLSPVVGTIMGMAIAQTALEHPPWMTWIVGGVGGILALVLQLVQAGWFYRLRGLPLWAIFLQDFLCVCLVLFAFDAPEQGGLIALLLLWLAIRSSKEWYRWYVEQAKSGDRHHPRRHKQNPD
- a CDS encoding hybrid sensor histidine kinase/response regulator, coding for METPKQDLILIVDDNPTNIKVLFSFLKESGFKVLVAKDGESTLEKLQEITPDLILLDVMMPGIDGFETCRRIKASPQTQDIPVIFMTALSDTVDKVKGLKIGAVDYITKPFQQDEVLARMNIHLKLQNLTHQFKVQNEQLKSLTEDLEQRVEERTAQLKDSLSQLQQAQIQLIQSEKMSSLGELVAGVAHEINNPVGFIAGNISMAMEYTEDIFEHLKLYQKQFTDPGDEIAEHAEDIELDYLMEDLPNMLSSMESGIERIRNISLSLRNFSRSDSNTCTDLDIHEGLESTLMILRHRLKANDQRPEIQINKHYGDVPIVNCYAGPLNQVFMNLLANAVDALDEQNENEHKSYDDLRENPNEITLTTKVISGGKVEIKIADNGPGIPEDKIKEIFSPFVTTKPVGKGTGLGLSISHSIVVEKHKGFLGCNSEFGKGTEFIIQVPVKQADN